From Salvelinus namaycush isolate Seneca chromosome 9, SaNama_1.0, whole genome shotgun sequence:
CCCCCCCTCAAACCAAAAGGGGGGTCAGGACAGGAAACCCTGGGCTTGCACACGTcagcaggacatagggtcatcaatcattaTTTTGACAGCTGGacttagggtcatcaatcaatattttgacacgtgacatctactttaatctctctccagtcaatgagatgagattggagatattggttagagctgccttgccatATAAAAAAAACCTCACAAAATGTGAggttgctattcacaagaagcattgcctgatgtgaatcatgcctcgaacaaaagagatctcagaagacctaagattaagaattgtttacatttacatttaagtcatttagcagacgctcttatccagagcgacttacatttttaaccttttatttaactaggcaagtcagttaagaacaaactcttattttcaatgacggcctaggaacagtgggttaacttgttcaggggcagaacgacagatttgtaccttgtcagctcggggatttgaacttgcaacctttcggttactagcccaacgctctaaccactaggctaccctgccgcccccattgttgacttgcataaagctggaaaggtttacaaaagtatctctaaaagccttgatgttcatcagtccacaatAAGTCacattgtctataaatggagaaagttcagcactgttgctactctccctaggagtggctgtcctgtaaagatgactgcaagagcacagtgcagaatgctcaatgaggttaagaagaatcctagagtgtcaacTAAAgatttacagaaatctctggaacatgctaacatctctgttgacgagtctacgatacgtaaaacactaaacaaaagggtgttcatgggaggacaccatggaagaagccactgctgtccaaaaaaaaacattgctgtatgtctgaagtttgcaaaagtgcacctggattttccacagcgctactggcaaaatattctgtggacggatgaaactacagttgagttgtttggaaggaacacacaacactatgtgtggagaaaaaaaggcacagcacaccaacatcaaaacctcatcccaactgtaaagtatggtggaaggagcatcatggtttggggctgctttgctgcctcagggcctggacagcttgctatcatcgatggaaaaatgaattcccaagttcaTCAAGACATtctgcaggagaatgttaggctatctgtctgccaattgaagctcatcAGAAGTTTAGTGAtgcaacaggataacgacccaaaacacagaagtaaatcaacaacagaatggcttcaacagaagaaaatacgccttctggagtggcccagtcagagtcctgacctcaacccgattgagatgctgtggcatgacatCAAGAGAgaagttcacaccagacatcccaagaatattgctgaactgaaacagtttggtAAAGAGGAAttgtccaaaattcctcctgaccgttgtgtaggtctgatccacaacttcAGAAAACGTttagttgaggttattgctggcaaaggagggtcaaccagttattaaatccaagggttcacatacttttcccaccctgcactgtgaatgtttacacagtgtgttcaataaagacatgcaaacgtataattgtttgtgagTTATTAGTTTATTGTTGTGACCTCAAATAAAATaggtttatttgtcacgtgtgccgaatacaacagggtaGACCTtagtgaagtgcttacttacaagccctaaccaacagcgcaatttaagtaaaaaattggtattaggtaaacaatagataagtaaaaattTTAATTAAAAACACAGTAAActgacagtgaaaataacagtagcgaggttatataTAGGGgcaaccggtacagagtcaatgtgcgggggcaccggttagtcgggctaattgaggtagtatgtacatgaatgtatagttaaagtgtgTATAGTTAAAATAATGTATAGTTAAAAGCTGTTAgaaagccttttggtcctagaattggtgctccggtaccgcttgccatgcagtagcagagagaacactccatgactggggtgggtggggtctttgacaatttttagggccttcctctgacaccgcctgatctagaggacctggatggcaggaagcttagccccagtgatgtactgggccgtactcactaccctctgtagcaccttgcggtcagaggcagagcagttgccataccaggcggtgatgcaaccagtaaggatgctctcgatgttgcagctatagaaccttttgaggatctgaggacccatgccaaatcgtctcctgagggggaataggttttgtcgtgccctcttcacgactgtcttggtgtgtttagaccattctagtttgttggtgatgtggacaccaaggaacttgaagctctcaacctactccactacagacccttcgatgagaatgggggtgtgctcggtcctccttttcctgtagtccacaatcatctcctttgtcttgatcacgttgagggatcggttgttattctggcaccacccggccaggtctctgacctcctccctataggctgtctcgtcgttgtcggtgatcaggcctaccactgttgtgtcgtctgcaaacgtattgatggtgttggagtcgtgcctggccatgcagtcatgggtgaacagggagtacaggaggggactgagcacgcacccctgaggggctccagtgttgaggatcagcgtggcagatgtgttgctacctaccctcaccacctgggggcttccagtcaggaagtccagcatccagttgcagagggaggtgtttagtcccagggtccttagctgagtgatgagctttgagggtactatggtgttgaacactgagctgtagtcaatgaatagcattctcacggaggtcttccttttgtccaggtgggaaaggccagtgtggagtgcaatagagattgcgtcatctgtggatctgtttgagcagtatgcaaattggagtggatctagggtttctgggataatgatgttgatgtgagccatgaccagcctttcaaagcacttcatggctacggatgtgagtgctacgggtctgtagtcatttaggcaggttaccttagtgctcTTAGGCACAGAGActttggtggtctgcttgaagcatgttggtattacagactcaatcagggacatgttgaaaatgtcagtgaagacacctgccagttggtcagcacatgcccggagcacacgtcctggtaatccgtctggcccagcggccttgtgaatgttgacctgtttaaaggtctagATGGACCTAGATGAAGATCGGATCAAATTTTATGAAGttcaggtatttccaaagggttcacatactttttcttgacaCTGTCCTAGCCTACGTCTTTCAGGTAATAAATTAAATGCAGTATTAGCCTATATTTAGCTAAAGAACGATGGGTTATGCGTAAGCTTCTGACTTATTGCCTCTGCCTCTTGCGCAATACACACCTGCACTCCTCTGGCCACCCTCCTTAAAAAAAGgagtcagcaatgggggagtgattgcttcctacaagagtaCAAAACGTATACATTTccagacatctttgaaaagcgagtcaggtaaagagcttttttttttcttaaatggggcagtgttgtatttcgAGACAGggttgaataagctaagtagccaataggcagagggtagcataatttgtgtgattctctgtaataatggtatgggaataataatggacttttattttgtaaagtggtttcttgcatcaaacaacacaacattttcagtcacgttgcctgaaggacaagtggataaccaggttaatgtcgagccctgcatgttttttttcttcaaaagtctcatggaatgtaggcctgcattgaacaccacacactggatgctactgtaggctgaatgatagaatagctatttccatgttaaaatgttatgggatacaTTTTCTCcgttgtttttgatggtaggacAGTCTGGTAagtctacattatgatcaaatagccacattAACCTacatggccactgttaaaactataacttaaagcaggtacaccctccgtgttcacagtaaacaagaactggaagttgcacagaattttcaatgttcaagtttgcgctcagcagacctgacatTTTCTCAGTGCTGCAAAAATGTTGAGGGAACATTGGTCATGAATACATGGAGTGAAGCCAATCGACATGAGCCTTCAGAAGCAGGATGATGAAATCAACTTCTACCAACACCTTTACTTGGAGACAATCGAGCCTCCTACTTTACAGAGAAAAGCAGCAATATTTACAAATCACTAGACACAAACTCCCAACCCATTGGAGAACTCGGCTCATGGCGGCTCATGGCACCCACTCTTCTGCTCTTTAATTAGAGTGCTCTCTAATCTACCGGACATGAGTGTGGCACAGGTGTACTCCTGCCAGCGACTGCTCAACCTGGGCCAGTACTGCCAAGCCTTTGAGAGGGAGCAGATCGACGGGGAACTGTTGTACACAGTGGAGCCCAGCATGATGAGGGAGACCAAGGGAATGGAGCGCCTGCACGTGGCAAGCTGCTCGGTTTCCGACAGGGCTGGAGGCCCTTACTTGGGTCCTCTGGAGCTGAGCAGGTTGGGTAGTAACGGATTACTGTACATGTTATCTGGACTATgtaatcagattttaaaaatgtaaggGGGAAAACAACAATATAGCAGTCATCCTGTCACTTTTTTGGTAAGCAGCTGCATGAAAGTAAATAAAAGGACatttaaaataaaggttaattcCTGCTGTGAATCAAATATTAATCCACAGCCTGATTAAAAGTACAGGATTCAGGCAGACTGCCTTGTCCCGCTGTCACACCACAGGGGAGATGGAGTCACTGAGAATTCACTGCCATTTCATTTACCACAACTACAGCAATAAGATACAGAAATAAAGGGCCTccagagtggtgcagtggtctaaggcactgcaatgcagtgcaagctgtgccactagagattctgggtttgtccaggctctgtcgcagccggcctcgaccgggagacccatggggcagcacacaattggcctagcgtcatccaggttaggggagggtttgaacGGCAGGGACGTCCTTGACCCATCGCGCCCTAGCGACTTCTGTGtcaggccgggcgcagtgcactctgacacggttgccaggtggatggtgtttcctccggCTTCTGAGTTAAgtgagcattgtgtcaagaagcagtgcggcttggttgtgttgtgtttcggaggacgcatggctctcgaccttcgcctctcccgagtccctACAGGAGCTAAGACTAACttccaattggataccacgaaagcGGGGTAAAATAATGAGAAGAAAAACAGATACAGAAATAAATACTGGTAACTACATGAGGTCaaagaaaataaacaaaacatacactgagtatacaaagccttaagaacacctgctctttccatgacagactgaccaggtgaatccaggtgaaagttatgatcccatattgatgtcacttgatacatccacttaaatcagtgtagacgaaggggaggagacaggttaaagaaggatttgtaagccttgagacaattgagacaagtattttgtatgtgtgccattcagagggtgaatgggcaagacaaaagatttaagtgcctttgaacggggtgtggtaATAGGTGCACCGGTttggtcaagaactgcaacactgctgggtttttcgcgcacagcagtttcctgtgtgtatcaagaatagcccaccactacccaaaggacatccagccaacttgatacaactaaatattaggaaggtgttcctaatgtttggtatattcATGTAAGTTTTAGGGGCAACATATAGAATGCAGGGAAGACATTTTACTGGCAAAAGGATCTAAACTATTTTCTAAAAGATataactaatcaaatcaaatgttatcaaATTTTATTCGCCACATGCTTCGTGAACAGTGtgaactaacagtgaaatgtttactgacGGGCCTTTTCCAACAAcgcagagaaagaaaatagagaaacaTAAAAGTAAAACAAAGTAAAAATAATAATCTAATAATAGATACATATGAGAAACGATAAATTggttatatacaaggagtaccagtacagagtcgatgtgcaggggtaagaggtaattgaggtagacaaagtgacagatagtaaacagtaacagcagcgtatgtgatgagtcaaagttagtgcaaaaagggtcaatgcagatagtccagctagctatttggttaactatttagcagtcttacgccgcctctggatgagcattttcctgtttgcatATGGctctatacagctcattgagtgcggtcttagtgccagcatcagtttgtggtggtaaatagacagctacgaaaaatatagatgaaataTCTTGGTAAATAATATGGTCatcagcttatcatgaggtattctaactcagggaAGCAGAACCTTGAGGCTTCCTTAATATTTGAGATCGcccaccagctgttgttaacaaagtgacacacaccaccacccccttTGAGCTTACCTGACGCTGCCGTTCTGTCTGCCGATGCATAGAGAAAAACAAGCTAGAATATTATCCACGTCCTTGTTCAGCCAAGTTAACAataaacataggatattacagttcttcaggtcctgttGATAGGAGTCTCGaacagagctcatccagtttgttctccagtaaTTGTACATTcgccaatagaacagagggtagAGGTGGATTATTAACTCGCCGCCATAGTTTCATCAGGGTACCTGCACATAGGCCTCTATATCTCTTTCTCTTCCGAGTGTcaggattagggcctggtccgggGTGGGTAGTATGTCCTGCGCCGCCGACTGattgaagtagaaatcttcatccaaatcaaggttagtgatcactgttctgatgtccagaagctattttaGGTCATAGGAAATGGTGGcaaaaacattatgtacaaagaAAGTTAAGATCAgtggcaaaaaacacacaaaatagcagaattgcacaggagcccgtaaaacggacGCTATACATTCCAGCGCCATTTCTACATACCGTGAGCTATCTCTTGCGCTGAAGGTAGATGGGCTGAAAAGGTGGGAACTTAAGATTTCAGTATGAACATGATACATCAATAGCAATCAAATAAGTAACCACACCTGACATGCTGAccacacgtcgcgtgcgcgagcgtggcaaaataaatgttgaaatccatgttattcaattattgcacccacactgctcgcgcgcgccaacgagcgtctgcgatgccaagggctaaaatagaactcctttctatttgtgacgcagatcgcactgaaagtcctgcctttcccatctcctcattggtttatagaagcaggtacccacgtgccatctcctcattggttatacccacgtgggggattgaaagacgaactgtgttgccgGTCGTTGTGgtaatactgtaatgaaacagcagggagcaggtctcgaaccctcgaccttctagcccgaggtccggcgcgctatcgactgtgccgcaaaagcatgctccttctgacaccaatgtaatgaaacagcagggggaaggtctcgaaccctcgaccttctagcccgaggtccagCGCGCTATGggctgtgccgcaaaagcatgctcttgcggcagagtcgatatccgcgcttataaatccagggtcgttacaatactatgaaagtttagatgccgatcaccatataagttcaaagatgaaaaagcctggaaggaggagagatgactagaaacgattcggttggccgttttatgtgtggattaattgtcagagttgaggaacttgtgcatttcaggtaaaataacaactcaatgtttatatcccaggacaaattagctaggaACAGCAAGCTTGCTAAATAGGATAAATTAGCTAGAatgtgcaagctaactagctaaattgccatacatgtttaatgcttttcgacctgtccccaaattaatgtcattggttcagagtttgatttgatattttaacctgcgtgtcgtgatcacgtttggtgtggggggtgtggtggcatatttctgctttaccagATGAGGCgagttacaaacttcacacaccagtcagagttatacttaaactacatctttaataataagagcaTTGCAATAGCAatttgactttcaatgatgcacCATTTCTAATGAACCATTGGAAGTGACTACAGAAaattacaaagatcttttatagccaacacccctctcaacccacatgacgaaccacagatcttaggaaatcttcacaaagggcctttataattgagaaaggagtatcccatagccagataacattcactataaattatcgctcagtttggtccataagacgaggttctaatctcgttcctggtacttcatagcacagaaccattacctcatccaatctggaatgctctttaggttttatcacccaaagacatcgtaaatctcctctgtcagtgctatctcatagaggcccatcctcagtggaacacacacacaatagttaacagacTACTCTATTCTGTcaaataaaacaaccattataatgtaatacaagcattataacataatcttgcaattttccacgacaggggacaaaataaatgtatgcacgatggcgcacatgcgtagccggtttgggttccgtgtaaggcaAGACTCATTGTGAttcatatattttattttaactaTCATAGTGCAAAAGATGATAAGCTAATTATTtctgagaaaagagagaggatggCCTCCGTAAACAAGGGTTCCTTCAACATTTTGGGAATCATTTCAGACCCCTATACATTTAAAATAATTGTAGAATGCTTCCATATAGGGCATGTCACATATTGTGTATTTATTGGTGTATGTATCAGCTGATGCAAACACATAGCTACTATCTTGTTTTATCTGAGCTGTTTTCCATAGATGTCTTAAAATCAACCAATACTGTAAAGGTGCATAGAACCAGGAATACAATGTCCTCCATGATGTCATCCAGAAGCCTCTTGCTTTAACCTGTCCAACACCTGCTCCGGGGTTAGTGACCCAATCACTTTAATAATCTTCTCTCTGGATCTGGAGCCCTGCAGAGAGACATAAGGACATGATGCAGCATTTTAGTTTAAATTGAAAACTGTTCTGTTATGGGCAACACAGTAGGCTATATAAACAAACCTTGTCCAAAACGACTTCACTTCTCTTCAACTCCAGCACCTTGGAGAGATACCGCACAAGCTCCGCATTGGCCTCCCCATCTGTTGGCGGTGCGGCAATAGCGACACCTACTGCCTCTATAGACACATCTGGGAAAGATAATTTTGGTTTAAAAAAATGACATAGCCTAGCTACGTTAAATGTATTACACACAAAAAATACACAAATAATGTGAGCACACAAATATGGGGCTAGCCCTCAATTAGTCTCATAGTTGAGTTTCTATTGACATCATTTTTCGGCATACAAAAAGAGTGCACCTGTAATTGCGTTCTGTTTAGATCCAGGCTTCGCGTGCACTGAAATTGTCACCACTCCGTTCTTGTTTCGAGCTACTGGTCCAGAAGGTGAAGGTTTCTCCAACGGCTTCTGTAGGCCTACAGTTTTAttctgaggaagagagaggcacaAAATGTTTACAGTACAGTAGTAAGTAGCCATTGGTCTGCATGAAAGTTCATTTGACTGAATTAGCTTAACCAAACCTCTCCAGAGAGGACATATGAATAAGATAAAAAATGGTTCTCATTATGTAATTTATCTCGTGATCACTACATAACAAAAGTTGTTTTGTTGAGATCACAAAACAATAAAAGTACCACGAATCATCTATTAATTTCTTCAGATGCATGAGAACCACTTCATCAAGCAGCCACAGGTTGATTACAACGCAGGGTATTTAAACCCTGAACGATGCCTGACAGACAAccctgtctcccagtctgctTGCTGCCCCCAAGACTACAGCCAATCGCATGCAAGGAACAACGCAGCTAACTTGGCTAGTCTTGTGAGCTAGCTAGGTagtcttgttagctagctagcaagctagcttgtTATCTATGATGGTTGTTAACCTACATAACTGATATGTGTGTAATTATAAGTGACACTTCATGTTTTGTGTATAATATTTACACTCACAGTGGGTGAGCTTCATTCCTGACAGGCTGATCAGATTAAATTTCAGCCTCAGAGGCTGATGCCTAGATGCTTTAGGCTGTTTTATAGGTAAAGCTCCTTGCAGGTAGATTAACTGTCAGTGCTTTATAGGCTGATGCATATAAACCAGAGTGGGTGAGCTCTATTCCTGGCAGGCTGATCAGATTCAATCAGGATGCTGCCTTGTAGGCTGTTTCATTTGTAAGGCTCCTTGCAGACAGCCTACAAGGCAGCATCCTGACTTGCCAGCCTCTGAGGCTGCTATTGAATCTAAATCAGCCTGCCAGGAATTAACTCTTGATCATTTACATAATGCACTGTTTGCTAATCTTTCTGCAAGGAGCTTAACCTATGAAACAGCCAACAAGGTAGAATCCTGATTTactgtgcattcagaaagtattcagacccattgactttttccacatttttacgttacagccttattttaaaatggatttaatattttttttcccctcatcaatctacacacaataccccataatgacaaagtaagaACAGgttttttttgtatacatttttgcaaatgtatacaaaaaaaattatattacatttatgtaagtattcagacccttta
This genomic window contains:
- the c9h15orf40 gene encoding UPF0235 protein C15orf40 homolog, with the translated sequence MFTQTRSLRLTRITLFQVLHLSNFIQKRLSLYFCRRLSSSSHQLEGPLAARRNYSGNHNMPKKDKTNKTVGLQKPLEKPSPSGPVARNKNGVVTISVHAKPGSKQNAITDVSIEAVGVAIAAPPTDGEANAELVRYLSKVLELKRSEVVLDKGSRSREKIIKVIGSLTPEQVLDRLKQEASG